The following DNA comes from Clarias gariepinus isolate MV-2021 ecotype Netherlands chromosome 7, CGAR_prim_01v2, whole genome shotgun sequence.
tctgtttaaaaaaaagaaaaaaaagaaaaaaaaaggtttttatataTGACGAGAAGGAGATTCTGCGGGAATCTGTTCGGAACAGTTTTGCTAATCTTGAATAACAATCCTCGATGCCAGCCTGTGTTTAATACGTTAATACATTTGTTCAAGGATCGTAACCTGACCGTATTGGTGTATTGAGGTGTTTTGccttcagaaaagaaaaagtgccaCGAGACATCAAGGCACAATTTAGTCGAAGCAAATTAGCAACTTTTATGTAAACTAGTTAGATACAGGATTGAGCTACTTTATGAAAGTAGTCATTACTATCCTCGATCTCATTTctgatgtttgtttatttaaagttgtgTATGTTTTGAATCCTCCATCCCtcccatattttttattttattttattggttaTAGTCCATCTATAAAAGATAATCTACGTTAGTTCAATCGGTCCatggtcattttattttttagtttcttGTTCTATTTGACCTCTACTTTActtttcatactgtataaattgtATGTGCCTGTTGACTTGCCCTTAGGCTGAAGTAAATTTTCTTAACTGAATGCACTTATCAAAGCACCTTTGAGTGTACCACACGGCCCGGCCCGGCACTAGACGGTTTTAACTCTCGTTCGAAAGCACTTTAAACAAGCGCCCTCTTCTCGCTCGCCCTTCGTTCGTTCTAAACTGTGCTGTGTGCTCGACTTGGTTATTTGAAATCCGACACTAACTAATCATTCCAGGTACACACCACACGAGGCAAGTCTAGAGTTCCCGGTGAATGTGGCCTTTGTCTGCTGTAAAGTTCTTCGACTGGAATGAGTGTtgcttatattttactgttCTAATGTTCAGTCTCAGTACATAACAAATCGAAAACCTGAATAAACGTGACAAGCGGATGTCTGTGTGAGAAAAGTCTCTGCGCTTATTACAGCATCAGCAAAACCTGGAGCTTTTTTTTGATTCCCAGTTATGTTTACACCTATAACCTTTGACTTGTAATGTCACTTCTAGAGCTGAAGATGGCAGTAAAGGGTCTGTCAGTCTTCTACAGGAAGtcttttctcttcttctgttgtcataaaaaaaaaacatggtgcgTCCTAAACCAACCCCTTGTTCTGTAGCCTATGTACTTGGTGTTGCCCGGGAGTGAAAATGTACTCAAATGAAAATATACCTGCTGTTTTATCAGTTTCATATTTCGATTTCTTATACACAACCATACatatgatatgaagtgaaatgttgTTCAGCTGTACATCACTTAAAATAGAAAGAATTcactacaaagaaaaaaaaatattgcagttGAGTGTGCTgttaaaaatgagaaaattttcaatttaagtaacaaatcaaaataacaaaaaaaaattaggctggaatatagattttttatatataaaatatttaaacatatatgaATTACACAGATTTACAAAATGTAATTGTAAACTGAGGTATAAAAATATGGTGTGGGTACGAAAGCAGCGGCATGAATGAAACATGGATTATGAAATGAATGATGTGTTTCAGTAGCAGTGTGATCATCCCTGTTTCGAAATGCAAGTTAGTCCTGTTTAAATGTGTAAACATGCGTTGTGAAGAGAAGAAATGTGCAACACATGGCACGAGCagtatgcaaatgtgcaatgtagAGTGTAATGTGCTACATCCTGTCTATGATGTCCAAGTAGAAATGTAGGGTGAGTGTTTATTGTGTGAAGGAAACAAAAGGCAAATCCATCTGTTTAGCTCTTCGTGGTGTTTCGGTTAAGGGCCCGAATAGcctgatgtgacaggaccatgtcggGTCCTTTGTGACGTGACCACCgtgtgaagaaaaaatatatatatatcaggggACAGGTCCTGCATGTGGTAAACACCAAGGTACTGCAAGATATCCACTCTCTCCACTAGAGTCTCGTTGATAATAGGGACCTGGacgttcctctcctgctttgtgctgAAGGCCACTATCAGTTCCTTTGATGTGTTTAAAtcttacttaataaaaaaagggaaataaaaaaaaatactacctTTAAACGTAACtcagtaagaaaaaaatcaatccgTCCATCcgtctaggaacctctgtattccaactagggaccatggaggccaatggtgattacaaCCGAATTTACTCCCTTTCATGCCCACATTGTGGGCGATTTGGGAATGCCACTTAGcaaaatctgcatgtctttggactgtaggaggaaacctatgaagcacggggagaacactcACACttcatgcaaacagaccccgaggtgggaatcgaaccttgaCCCTGCAAGGTGATGGTGCTAACATAAATAGCCAATATGTACATATTAACTctgtaatatgtaaatatttatcttaaaaactttgtttgtttgcattctTAAAATAATTCTTTTCTGTATTGTGTGCAAGTGGACAAAGTGATACCATTAACCcacattgtatattttataatattcagTTATTGATATTGATTTCTTctctgaaagaaaataaatcacgtGATATTCGTGGTATAGACAACGATGACGTCATCTGGCGATTTTacggttgttgttttttcttttaaacctgCTGACCTCTGAAAACAGTTAAGGACTCTCCCTTGGAAGGAGCGCGCGAGATTGTGATTTGAGACGCGTCCTTGAGCTCATGTGGCGCGCGCATGGAAACGACAAAGTAACGCACAGACAGGACTGTGGAGATTTAGCCAAATAACTGGTTTATCATATTTAAGCCGTCGGtcactgtatttttattattttgtttataaacgGTATTCTCTAAAACTAAGTAGAGCTGGGCATTGGTTTATACAGTTAGCTAAAATACGTCCGTTGCTGTTTTAGGCTAGAAGCTCCTCCTGTAGCTAGCATCTTTTCGTGGAGCTAGCAGAGAAAAATACATCACGTGTGTATGAAAATATGGTTTTGCTAAAAAGTTTGCCTCCTCCTGCTGAGGGAGTTCGGCATCAGCAGGCCGAGACGACAGCGGTGTTGGACGGGAAGCCACTCGGAACCGGGACGCTGTATGTAGCAGAAGCGTAAGTAACATCGCAGAGATGACTCGTTTGCGAGCGAGTCGACTCAGTGAACCGACTCCCGCCTGAGAGCCAATAttctcttgttgttgttgttgttgttgtgaataCACCACAGGGTGTTAGGTGATCTTATCACCACACTGTCCTCCGCAGGCTCTCCATGTACTGACCGAATGTTCTGTTCTGAGTGCGATTTGTTTTGAATggtctgttttaaaaaacaaaatagttttatttatatattttatttcatatatttgttttgatttgatttggacATCTCAGTAGCATTAGAAATGTTCTCAAGGGCTTTTTatagttagttttagtttttaagcAAAACTCTAATTTGTGTTAAAGTTCtgtataaattaaacatttatgtatacTGGATTAGTGTGAAATGTTTgtacattaatgtttttttacaagGCATAATTACATAATATTACACGAGAGGGAGTACTGTTGTGCTGGAGGACTGTGACTTTGTGCCTATGGCCGCAACACAGCTGAGCTGTTATTCAGCACAACCTTATATAACGTTatatagtggaacctcggattacgagtaacgagGTTTGCAAAtattccgcaagacgagcaaagattttttttaaataaattttgacttgataaatgaacaagtcttggttaactagtaccgagtattatgtatcacgcatgtgctttgttttgacaccgagtgTCATGTAATCATAACTGAGCCAAtgtctcttgcgctgcggaattgtgggtaatcgtctcccctgctgggtcttagtgcgcgtccctcactggtataatcaacatcagtGGACGCgcgtactgtttactataacactgtgaccatgcgTGTGTGcggaaaacattttttattttgtgtttgtatgtgttacatacagcgcgtgtgtactgtttattataacatgtgtgcgcatgtgtaaagcaaaagaaagtctcattgaagaggttaaagatccattttctttcacTCCCTCAGCATCCCGTTGTGTGCGCTCGCGAGTAATTTGATACCGTGCCccttctcatgcacacacacacacactctctgctctacacagtaacactgctctgtcacgattctttcaaaggtaaagtgcaggttaatttatttattttccgtTTAGTGTGTGCTCTTGCAAGATTTGTTAGCGttgttccttgttaatttttcagataaaacagtctttccgttaatgcgTGTGActctcaaataagagaggaggaagtgtTATTGTGTAAGATGAGAGGGGGGGCTGATTcccctctcctcttactttagtttcacacacacaccgtctgtgcgcaaaaaatgaaaagacttatctgtcgggatttttttttttccttttttccttttttcctttgtattttgtataaatatttttatgtatttattctttggtttgtgaaacgaataatttgagtttccattatttatttgatttacgagtgttttgaaatacgagccaatttccggaatgaattatgttcgtaatccaaggtttcactgtattgctTTACTACAACAGTTCCAGGGTTTCTAGAAGTGTGTGTACCATTCTTTTAGCCTTTTGGGTTGTTTGGTTATATGCAGGAAGTAGCACATCATGACTTGACTGGCTAACGAACATTTCAGTGTGTCTgacttttaataatgtaaactttGTAAACTGTATATATGGAAGTGAGACTTTTAATAGTagcgcaaaaaaacaaaaacataattaaactgCTTTATTGTCAGGTGCCTGTCATGGTTTGACAGCTCAGGAATGGGTTTTTCACTGGATTATCCCACCATTAGTCTGCACGCCATCTCCCGAGACCTGAGCGCTTATTCACAAGAGCATCTGTACGTGATGGTCAACAAAAAACTCAGTGGTAGGCAAATAAACGTCTGAACCTCACGACACTTTCAGATACATTTAATCATATTATTGATTAAAAGATGCAAGTAATAGTTTATTAAATGTTGACCTTTTATAATCTGACTGTATTGATAGACGAAAACGAGGCTGAGATGCGGGAGAAAGCTACAGAAAATGAAGGCGAGGAAGAGAGCGACAACGACAATGAAGACGAAGACGAAGTCATCACAGAGATCCGATTTGTGCCCAGTGATAACGCAgcttgtgagtgtgtgcatctTGAtggcaatttaattaaaatgaaatgaaattaaatgattttttttcatgcacagCTTTGGCACTATTAGCTTGGCTTTTGGGTTTCACACTCACTGTAATGCTACATGCTTGAATGGTTTATGttacctaaaataaaattatattataatgcaTCAACCAATGGAAGCTTTTCAAAAAGGCAGCAAACCATTACTCAAGACTATATGCaccagggatgggaatcacaaTTACCTTCCCGAAAGAATATTATCATAATACGTAGGTGCCAATTCAAATTATATTGTGGTTTTGTaaatatcacatttttttataaatatcctgatttaatattcagttcaattcaacaatagtcattgttacaaagcagtgttaaagaattaaaaaaaaactttttgtacaatttcttctgattttgttttaattataagaCTGTGAACCTTTAAAAGGTTGTCCTAACTCAAAAGTTTTACACCCTAGCTTCACAGCTAATTTCACAGCTTTACACTTAATgaacatgagtaattaaatgtagtttGTACTTTATAGCCTaagttttcttacttaaaaatcAAGCGCAGcatgtaaacaataaaaaacaaattcaaacataataatttcagatttaaattaaaattttattaaacaaaaaggcGACATATATTTTTGTCATGTCATCCACCATGATGATATTTTTCTAAACAGATTTgccaaataattcactcctaccacaggGGTTGCCGAATATGAGAATAGTTTAAAGTGTATCACCTGTAGAATTATAAAGAAACGGCAATGTTTTACCATCTCAAATAACTTCACTTGACAATGAGCGCTTATTGATCAGTTGCAAGCATGTGAGCGTACGGCTTCTAACACAGCACGTTTGGCTTCTAATGCACAAGAATTTCCAAGACTAATTTGCACTCTTGGTGTTTTGCTGGTGTAAGCGTGTTTAATGAGTGGGTTTGCTTGCAGAGAAACACGGTaataactgtataaataaactgtaagtATGTGGAATGTGCGTTGTGCAGGCCCCAGCAGTTTGTTGTGGTCATGGAGTGTGAAATCAAATGATGAGCAGCAGTGTTTTTGTCCATCTTTTAAGTGCAGTTGTGCAATAGAAGTCCTCTTTTGTGTGTAAACATAACCAGAAATGTGCAACATGTATGTTTTGTGTTCTTCACTCCTTTAGTCAAAGGCTGATCAAGCTGAAAACCATCCAGTTCTGGTCACTAGCTGATCAACTGgtgcatctctattataaatgtaaaaaagattaataataatataatcaccacacaaaagaatctctatttataataaaatctattttaaaatatgcacaaCATGGATCCATTGTATAGACAGTTTGAGTTTTTAGTGAGAATAGAGGTTATTTCTGGTGAAAATCCATCCTCAGCCAATTGAGCAAGTAATCCTACACACTAACTgaactattgttattatttgttgCAGTGGAGTCCATGTTTTCAGCCATGTGTGACTGCCAGGCTTTGCACCCTGACCCCGAGGATGCTGACTCTGAAAACGAGGAGTTCGAAGGGGAGGACtatgaagaggaagaggaggaggcgGTGGCTGGTAAATAatctgttacaaaaaaaaggtcataaaCTTTTAGCCACAAAGTCGAGATTGTTCAGTGCTGTGCTCGCTCTTGCCCATTCTCATCCAGGCCAGGGTAACGTACCTACATTCTACACATATGAGGAGGGTTTGTCACACCTGACTGCAGAAGGCCAGGCCACACTGCAGAGACTCGAAGGCATGCTTGCTCAGTCTGTCACGCAGCAGTTTCACATGGCCGGAGTTCGCACTGACGAGCCACAGGCTGAGTTCGAAGGTTTGTGATGTCGTCAGTTTGTTTTTGCAAGTAAAAGGGAAACATTTAGCCTTTCTGTTTCT
Coding sequences within:
- the clns1a gene encoding methylosome subunit pICln isoform X3, with the translated sequence MGFSLDYPTISLHAISRDLSAYSQEHLYVMVNKKLSDENEAEMREKATENEGEEESDNDNEDEDEVITEIRFVPSDNAALESMFSAMCDCQALHPDPEDADSENEEFEGEDYEEEEEEAVAGQGNVPTFYTYEEGLSHLTAEGQATLQRLEGMLAQSVTQQFHMAGVRTDEPQAEFEDGMEVDPNSAVAGQFDDADVDHW
- the clns1a gene encoding methylosome subunit pICln isoform X1, with the protein product MVLLKSLPPPAEGVRHQQAETTAVLDGKPLGTGTLYVAEACLSWFDSSGMGFSLDYPTISLHAISRDLSAYSQEHLYVMVNKKLSDENEAEMREKATENEGEEESDNDNEDEDEVITEIRFVPSDNAALESMFSAMCDCQALHPDPEDADSENEEFEGEDYEEEEEEAVAGQGNVPTFYTYEEGLSHLTAEGQATLQRLEGMLAQSVTQQFHMAGVRTDEPQAEFEDGMEVDPNSAVAGQFDDADVDHW
- the clns1a gene encoding methylosome subunit pICln isoform X2, encoding MVLLKSLPPPAEGVRHQQAETTAVLDGKPLGTGTLYVAEACLSWFDSSGMGFSLDYPTISLHAISRDLSAYSQEHLYVMVNKKLSDENEAEMREKATENEGEEESDNDNEDEDEVITEIRFVPSDNAALESMFSAMCDCQALHPDPEDADSENEEFEGEDYEEEEEEAVAGQGNVPTFYTYEEGLSHLTAEGQATLQRLEGMLAQSVTQQFHMAGVRTDEPQAEFEDGMEVDPNSAVAGQFDDADVDH